The DNA window AAAGGTCTCTTCCATAAAATTTCATCTCTCTCGAATTGATATCCAGAATCATGTTGTATTTCTGATAATCTGCGTCGGTAGAATCCATTTTACACTGAAGCTCATAGATAAACCGATGCGTTTGTGAATTCAGTACGCTGATAATCAATATGAAAAAGAGTATTGGAATTTTTTTCATGGTTCATCTTTTTGATCGGATTTTATTTAAAATAAGGATGTTCAGAAATATATTTTTTACTTATTTTAATGCTGTCAAACATGTCCTTATCACTCGAATCCTGCTCCAAAAACCAATACTGAAGACCTGCTTTTTCCCGGGCTTTAAAAATTCTCTCAAAATCGATGGTTCCGTTTCCGATTTCTGCAAAATCTTTTGAGCCGGCTTTCATGTCTTTTACATGCCACAGCGGAAATCTTTTCGGATATTTTTCGAAATAAGACAACGGGTCAATTCCTGCTTTTGCCATCCAGTACAGGTCAAGCTCCATTTTTACCAGTTCCGAGGAAGAGCAATTTAAGATAAAATCATATACAGTGCCCGATTCATCAAGCTTTTCAAATTCAAAATCATGGTTGTGATACGCCATCTGCATTCCGGCTTTCCGGACAGTAGTTCCTGCAGTATTGAGAAGGTCGGGCAATTTACGGTAATTCTCAGGTGTCCTTTCTTCCGGGAAAATATACGAGCAGACCATATATTCTGCACCCATATTCTGCATATCTTCCACTGTTTTTTCCCAGCCGTGGAGCAATGTCCCAGGATCAGGATGCGCGATTCCTGTGGTGTGGTGCGAACTGACTACGCGCTGGCCGGTATTCTTCAGGATGGATCTGAACTCATTCGCGGTCCGGCCGAAAAATGTCCCGTTATAACCATAGATTTCCAGGTCTGTAAAACCCATTTCAGCGAGTTTTTCCAAAGCTTTTTCCGGGTCGGCAGAAAGTGCTTCTCGTACCGTATACAACTGGATGCCCAATGTTCTGTTCTGGTGGTGGTTCTTTTTATGTGTCATTCCGCAGGAGTATAATCCTAAGAGCCCAAATGATGAAAGTCTGATGAAATCTTTTCTTTGCATGTGTATTACAGGAACGGTTTCATTTCATTTTCGATCTGGCTCCTCAGTTCCATCAGGCGTTTGGCATACTGTTCAAGCTGCTTTTCCTCATCGGTTTCGGGTGTCCATTTGGGAACCGGAAGCTTTTTACCATTCTCGTCTACGGCAACAAACACAATAATGCAGTGGGTTTTCTTTTCGAAATCCGGCTGCTTCAGGTTTCTGGAATAGACGTTGATGGCAATATGCATGCTCGACGTCCCGGTGTAAATGACCTGGGCATCTACTTTGACCACTTCACCGATCTTGATGGGATCATAAAAACGGATTCCTCCCACATAGACTGTAACGGAATAATTCCCGCTCCAGGTCGTGGCACAGGCATAGCCGGCTTGGTCGATCCATTTCATGACGCTTCCGCCGTGTACATTGCCTCCGTAGTTGACATCCGAAGGCTCGGAAATAAACTGAAAGGTGATAGGTTTATTCTGCATGCTGAAAAATTTCGAATAAAGATATTTAATAATTTCCGGAATTTTAGATTAAATCCTACTTTTGACCTTTGAAACTCCTGAAAAGGACAGCAAAATAAAAGAAACCGACAATGAAGAAAGTATTTTACCTCAAAACATGTGATACCTGCCGGAAAATCATGGCTCAGTTTGACCTTACCGACTGGGAGCTGCGGGAAATTAAAAAGGATCCGGTAAAGGAAACCGAACTGGAAGAGATGCATCAAAAAAGCGGATCATACGAAGCACTGTTCAGCAAGAAATCTACCCAGATCAAATTGAGGGGGCTGGATTTAAAAACGCTTGGTGAAAAGGACTTCAAATCGCTGCTACTTGATCATTACACTTTTCTCAAACGACCGATTTTTATCACTGATGAAAAGATTTTCATTGGTAATGACCAGAAAACCGTTGCAGATCTCAGGACATTTTTCGGGGTTGAATAAGTGATGAATCCCGCCAGTAGAACAATGACCATCCTGCTGATCTGTTGTTCAGCCTGCATTCCTGTTCAAGCCCAGCAAAAGAAACCATCGGAGACTGTTGCAGATAAGGTAAAGCCGGCAATACCGGATACTTTATCCTACCTCAAAGCTTTTGAAATTCATAAAAAGGACTATATCGGCAAGCCATTCTCTGTTCTTTTAAATAAAATGACCCTGATCAAACCTAAAACCGTCTGGACAGTTCCCGGTAAATATGACCATAATGTGATTGAAAAATCTGTATTCCGGTTTTATACACTGAACTATCCCGTGATGAATGAAACCAAAATGCTGATCACCTGGGAGTCTCCTCTGTCCTACCGAACAGTAAGCAGCAATACCCAACGGAATAAGTTTTATTTTTCCGAATCTGAGGAGAAGTTTTACGGAAAGCAGGTAGTGAAGAATATTCTGGTCTATCGGTGACAGTTGGAGTGTAATATGGTTAAAGGGTAAGAGTGTTGGAGTGTTATAGGGTTGGAGAGATTTAGGGTTTGAGTGTCTGAGCGTAAAGGATTTGAAATGAGCTAGTGAGTTTTTATAGTATATGCTTAGGTATTGATGTGACGAGTGGCCTATATTGATCTCGTCTGAATATTAGTCAGAATTTGAAATAGGAGAGGAGATTGATGAAATTAGGTTTTGATCGCCAGAAAAGCCTATGGAATATCTGTAGTCCTACTGTAAACAGACAATCACACCAGACAGATCCATAAGCTTTTTCAGTGGATCACGAGGCTGTTGTTATTTTTTCTCAATACTGTTGCCAACTCCGCTGGAAGATACAGCCGGTTTTCCGGTCTTCGTAGGAGCGCTTTTGTAATATACTTTATTACTGGTCCCTTCAACAACAATGCTCGAAACTTTATCTGTCATGAT is part of the Chryseobacterium camelliae genome and encodes:
- a CDS encoding sugar phosphate isomerase/epimerase family protein, translating into MTHKKNHHQNRTLGIQLYTVREALSADPEKALEKLAEMGFTDLEIYGYNGTFFGRTANEFRSILKNTGQRVVSSHHTTGIAHPDPGTLLHGWEKTVEDMQNMGAEYMVCSYIFPEERTPENYRKLPDLLNTAGTTVRKAGMQMAYHNHDFEFEKLDESGTVYDFILNCSSSELVKMELDLYWMAKAGIDPLSYFEKYPKRFPLWHVKDMKAGSKDFAEIGNGTIDFERIFKAREKAGLQYWFLEQDSSDKDMFDSIKISKKYISEHPYFK
- a CDS encoding acyl-CoA thioesterase translates to MQNKPITFQFISEPSDVNYGGNVHGGSVMKWIDQAGYACATTWSGNYSVTVYVGGIRFYDPIKIGEVVKVDAQVIYTGTSSMHIAINVYSRNLKQPDFEKKTHCIIVFVAVDENGKKLPVPKWTPETDEEKQLEQYAKRLMELRSQIENEMKPFL
- a CDS encoding arsenate reductase family protein, which codes for MKKVFYLKTCDTCRKIMAQFDLTDWELREIKKDPVKETELEEMHQKSGSYEALFSKKSTQIKLRGLDLKTLGEKDFKSLLLDHYTFLKRPIFITDEKIFIGNDQKTVADLRTFFGVE